ATAGATAACGACCTGAGTGGCGCCACGCGTCACCTTGGTTCGTGCTTCATCTTCATCGATTACTGCATCTCTCTGGCCGGGAATCTGGGACACCCCCATGTCCCGAGCATTGACCGCTTGAGTTGTGGCCCCGTGGGCGCACGGCCTTAAGCAAACGGACAAACCAAGACAAATGAGTCTAATCACCTTAAATATATACGTCTTTCATCTTTTTTGGAGTTTGAGAATCGAGACTATGATTACATGTGTTGAACGAGtacattttttgaataatttttttccactaCTTTTGTGAATGGATACTGTGGAGAATCATTCATGGTGATTAGTTTTGTACGAAGTGATGATATACAACAAAATGTAACCATTTTGTAATGGGAAGATGGAAGACATAGTGATGAAGTGAAGATGAGGGTTGGCAATGGCACCCATTCTTCGGATCCTCggcttatttatttatgtgaaattaaaacatatagatatagatataagTACTGCTGAAATGATAAGAAGGTGCTGACTTAAACAACTAGAATGATATTATTACATTATTGTATGTAGGGGTTTCCTGCTATGATGGAGTGTTGGAGATGTGGCATAGCGGGTCAGATGATTGCAGACATGATCTGGTAAAGCTCCACAGGTCGATTTCAGTGTTGTAGTCCTGAGTGGGGTGGTAAGACCTGGTGGTTGATGATGAGGAGCGTGGCTGCAGCAGCTGGGAGTCATGATCATTATGATCAGTGGGTGAAGAGAAAGGCATGGAGGGGTCATTGAAGCAGGCTAGTTGCTTGGAGGTGTCTGTTTGACCATTCAGGTGAGAAGCCACAAGCCTATCAAGGGCTGCCCAGTCATCATTCAGGCCCGTGTCCAAGTGGTAGACTGGGTGGGGGGTGATGGGAGCTGCTTCATTCTCTGGGATCATCTGGACATGGATGGGCTGGTAACAGTTTTGGCTACTTGTGGAGTTTGGGCTCTCTAGTGTTGGAAGCTTCATGAATCTGTCATGGAGGGTACTGCCATTGTTGATGACTGTGTCAATGGACCTCAGAAATCTTCTGCTGTTGTTTGCTTCATTGTTATCCTCCTTGCATGTCCTCCCCATATGCTGAAATATCTGCTCCAGAGCTCCCTCATCACTTGAATTCAGCAACTGGGTCCTTGTCTCTGCAGTGATGGATGATGAACTCATAGGGCTACCGCTTTCTACGGTTTTGTGATGGTTTTTCTTCTTGAAGATACGACAAACCACCCACCCCTCTTCCTGTGCTTCTGCCACAGCATTAGAGACCTGCAGGTTACCATTATAACCCAGTTTGTAAGGTCAATGGAACACTACTCCAAACTGAAATTTCAAGCCAAAACTAAGCTGAAAAATCAAATGGCTGACCTGGGTATCATTGGTGTTATCATCAAGTCTGTACTCATGCATGATCCAGTCAGATTTTTGGCCATGTGGGGCTCGGCCTTTATAGAACACCAGAGTCTTCCTCATTCCAATCCGTTTGAAGCTGCTGTATATCACCTTATCACGGCCTGTGGCCTTCCAAAACCCAGCTGCAGTGGCGCGATTAGTCCTGGTTCCCGTGGGATATTTCTTGTCCTTGTGGCTGAAGAAGTACCAATCGTTTTGAGGGGTGGATCCTATTCTACACTTCTCTGCAAAAACCCAAGCCGATATGAACATCACAAAGGGGAAGACACACACTATCTTGATGGAATATTCAACAAGAATTGCAAATTaagagaaaagaatgagaggCGATGAACTAAATATGAAGCACAACCTTGAATGTCCCATGGCTCAAGCTTATTCAGATCAACATCACGAATTACGTCCAAGTCGATCTTCTCATACAAAACCTTCTTCCTCAAGTAGTAGTTCAAGAGCTCCTCTTCAGTGGGATGAAATCGGAAGCCAGGAGGGACCTGAGACTGCCCATTCACAGATATACTCATACTTTCTGGCATTTAACTAGAGAAATCAAAGATGGTCTCAAAATAGTAGTAATTATCAGAGCTGATCAAAGCATTAATGAAAAGAGGTAGGGAAGGAAGAGAAAAGCTGAGAATCTTATAGAAAATGTGAGGGGACAAGTTGGTGCACCCAAATGAGTATGTAGCTGGGGAATATTTATATGTGGGTTGGGACATAAAATGGTAAACTCACACGAGAAAAAGCTTTGTTTTCATGGCGATCACTGGTACATGGGCAACTTTTTTTGTTGAATGGGggtttagttttaaatttactATGCTTCCAGAAGGCCCACCCACCCGCACAGATGGGGAAAGGGCATTGTTATAGGCAAAAAGAAATGGgattaaaccaaaaaagaaaaaaaaaggagtgcGGTCCTTGGAATTCTGGAAATGAGTAATAGTAGAGGTATGTATGCCCCACAGGCAGGACTGCACGCAGGACCCCACTAGGACGTTGTGGGCAACAAGAGTGCAGAGGGAAAGCTCCCATCAAAACTACGACCCCTGACCTTAAAAATCTCCAAGGAAAAGTCTCTCCATATTCcactctcttctctctctttcatgCATTTTCCTTGTGCAACCACCGCAACAAGAAAGAGATGATGGGGTCGGAGGTATTGCGCTTTCATGGCCCGTCATGGCAAGAAAACAAATGATGGCTTGGGGACATTAGGCCGCTCATCAAAATCCCTTTGATTATATGTCATATTGCCTAATTCCAAACCATACGCCTATTTACATATTCCTTTAGACCCTCCagtttctttttcccttttttggtgCGTGCGTTTGAAATTAATGACAGAGACTTGTCATTAAGCGTGGCTTCAAACATAAGATGAACATATGGGTTGTCTTCTTTGTATGGTAATAATTAAACAAAGGTAATCCTTGTTTACTTATAAATTGGCATATATGTAGTCTTTAATTGTATACATTAAAATATATGATGGGGTGTGTCCTCTTAATGGTCTTGTCATatctattaattattaatatataaggattttgaaatttgtcaAGTCATCGATATTAATATCTTTGTGTAATTGATCGAAAAGATTGtattcttaaagggtatatttggtTCTTATTAATCTATTCTTAAGACTATGCTCGGTTCCTAAAAATGTATTAAGaattaagaaaaggaaaaaaatttaagaaatatggtttttctcatatttattttaaaattaattaccaaaataaatcaaataaaataaaaattatctagCAACTCAtatattttcaacttattttaattttcttttattttttaattttctttcaaatttttcaagaaaGGCAATTTTTCATGCTATATCATGGTGCAATATATAACAATAATTCTATATCTATCATAAATGGAGGAAAAATGAGAATAGAAATATTCTATAGAAAACCATAAGAATACTCAAGAGATAttctaataaatattcaaaccatctctactactttgtgtaaatacataataaaaaaacaattgctGACCttcaatcaaaatttgaaatccccttttaaattctttttctcATCTTATCAGGATCAACAATGTAAATCAAGGTATTATGTTATTCCTTTTATGGATTATATGATGAAAAAGATGATTTAACGTGATTTACGATCAATTTGCCTTACATTAAGATTTAAAGCTTATTGTCTACTTCTTAAAAAGGCTTGAAAAAAGAACTTATAAAAATACAACTTTGTATCCTTTCATAATTGAgaaacatgaaaatatatattttaaaaaaaaaattatctaagaGAAGATCTTAACAATTACATCGAATAACAAATCGCACAAAAGTCCATTTTTCTCAGAGATTTACCCATCAGAAATATACCAAACAATAGAATGAagttcatttataatttttccacTCGATCTAAACATTAGATTCAATGTTATTCTAGTTCatctccatttttgtttttaattattatcggAAGCAATTTATGAATGTTTTTATACAAATAATAGAATAGTAAATGTTATATCCTTTATCATATTAagccaaaagaaaattaatgtgAGATAATAACTTAAATTAGCTTGTATACATGGTTTGCTCATCAATACCTCGTAACTTCAAATTTTTAGTTAACAATTACTCGACATAGCATTGGAGTCCTGATTTTAGGAAAGTTGTAATTAAGGGGAGTCACTAAAAGGCAAATCTCCCACCGAACTTTATGCATTATTCCCTCTAATAGATGACTTAACTACATCAAAACatgacatttaattttttattattagtaaaTTGCCTAATCATGCCTGTCTCTATTTTCGAGGTGAAGATTCCTccacaaaatatttatatttaatcatatattattgacaaatcaaatcatttttttccatcatcCCAAGCATGATACACACTTGTTCGTACAATGGGGTGTCCTCATCTTAAATCTCTCCCTCACATCCCTTATTTCAACTCACGATCCCTTCTATTTTGTCTCACATATCATATAAGTCATTATCTAATGATCATTATAAACCCTAGTTCATACGTTAGACTCCGTGGGAAAGAGCAAAATAAGAACTAGCTAGTTGTGTTTGAGATATCTTACAATTCATATGAAGTGTAGGTTTCCGTCTTCCAAAAGGGTCATTGGAAGGAGCaaataaaaaccatttcaaatcttttacaaaattttcgTACGAGAAAAAACACTCTTTCTTGGTGTCAAGAATCCATATTCTATt
The sequence above is drawn from the Vitis riparia cultivar Riparia Gloire de Montpellier isolate 1030 chromosome 15, EGFV_Vit.rip_1.0, whole genome shotgun sequence genome and encodes:
- the LOC117932486 gene encoding NAC domain-containing protein 43, with the translated sequence MPESMSISVNGQSQVPPGFRFHPTEEELLNYYLRKKVLYEKIDLDVIRDVDLNKLEPWDIQEKCRIGSTPQNDWYFFSHKDKKYPTGTRTNRATAAGFWKATGRDKVIYSSFKRIGMRKTLVFYKGRAPHGQKSDWIMHEYRLDDNTNDTQVSNAVAEAQEEGWVVCRIFKKKNHHKTVESGSPMSSSSITAETRTQLLNSSDEGALEQIFQHMGRTCKEDNNEANNSRRFLRSIDTVINNGSTLHDRFMKLPTLESPNSTSSQNCYQPIHVQMIPENEAAPITPHPVYHLDTGLNDDWAALDRLVASHLNGQTDTSKQLACFNDPSMPFSSPTDHNDHDSQLLQPRSSSSTTRSYHPTQDYNTEIDLWSFTRSCLQSSDPLCHISNTPS